In the Desulfosporosinus acidiphilus SJ4 genome, AGGATCTGTGCATAAAAAACGTCATATTAGGGTATTGAGATATACCAAAAATCGGAGTATTACGCTAACTTTAGCTGTACATTGATTGCAGCAATGCTTGAACATCTTCGTTTTCCAAGTATTCATCAAAGGTCATTCTGCGATCAAGAATTCCTTGGGGGGTAATTTCCAGAATACGATTGGCTATCGTCTGAACAAATTGATGGTCTTGGGAAACAAAAAGAACGTTTCCATCCAGGTTCATTAAAGAATTATTCAGCGCTGTAATGGATTCCATATCCAAATGATTGGTTGGCTCGTCAAAGAGGAGAACGTTAGCGCCGCTAAGCATCATTTTTGCAAACATACAGCGGACTTTTTCACCACCGGAGAGAACTCGGGCCGATTTCAACGATTCATCTCCGGAAAAAAGCATTCTGCCTAAGAAACCGCGAACGAAGGACTCGTCTTGATCTCTGGAAAATTGCCGGAGCCAATCAACTAGATTGAGATCAGTGTCAAAGTAAGCGGAGTTGTCCTTAGGGAAATAGGCTTGAGTCGTTGTAATCCCCCAATTGACCTCTCCTTCATCGGGAATAATTTCCCCCATTAAAACTTTAAATAATGTTGTTTTAGCAGTGCTGTTAGGACCTACTAAGGCAATTTTATCTCCTTTATTCATGAGGAAGGAGATGTTGTCAAGGATTTTTTCGCCGTCAATACGAACGGTTAAGTTGCTGACCGACAAGATATTATTACCTGCCTCGCGATCAGGGGTAAAGGCAATGTAAGGGTATTTGCGAGAGGAGGGTTTAATATCCTCCAGGGTTAATTTTTCGAGTTGCTTTTTGCGCGAGGTGGCTTGTTTTGCTTTTGAAGCATTGGAACTAAAGCGTTGAATAAATTTCTGCAGTTCCTCTATCTTATCTTCTTTCTTTTTGTTGGCTTCTCTCATTAAGCGTAAGGCTAATTGACTAGACTCATACCAGAAGTCGTAATTTCCGACATAGAGCTGAATTTTTCCGAAATCGATATCAGCAATATGAGTGCATACTTTATTTAAGAAATGGCGGTCGTGGGAGACAACGATCACAGTATTTTCATAGTTATAGAGGAAATTTTCCAGCCAAATAATGGACTGGAGATCTAAATGGTTAGTAGGCTCATCCAAGAGAAGAATATTCGGATTGCCAAAGAGCGCTTGAGCTAAGAGCACGCGAACTTTTTCATTACCGGACAGATCCTTCATCTTTTTATTTTGCAGGTCTTTGGGGATTCCCAAGCCCATCAGGAGTTCGGAAGCTTCGGATTCTGCCTGCCAGCCATTAAGTTCGGCGAATT is a window encoding:
- a CDS encoding ABC-F family ATP-binding cassette domain-containing protein; this encodes MISTSGITLRFGKRALFEDVNVKFLPGNCYGLIGANGAGKSTFLKILSGELDSSSGEVIITPGERIGVLKQDHFQFEEFEVLKTVIMGHARLYEIMEEKDALYAKPDFSDEDGLKASELEGEFAELNGWQAESEASELLMGLGIPKDLQNKKMKDLSGNEKVRVLLAQALFGNPNILLLDEPTNHLDLQSIIWLENFLYNYENTVIVVSHDRHFLNKVCTHIADIDFGKIQLYVGNYDFWYESSQLALRLMREANKKKEDKIEELQKFIQRFSSNASKAKQATSRKKQLEKLTLEDIKPSSRKYPYIAFTPDREAGNNILSVSNLTVRIDGEKILDNISFLMNKGDKIALVGPNSTAKTTLFKVLMGEIIPDEGEVNWGITTTQAYFPKDNSAYFDTDLNLVDWLRQFSRDQDESFVRGFLGRMLFSGDESLKSARVLSGGEKVRCMFAKMMLSGANVLLFDEPTNHLDMESITALNNSLMNLDGNVLFVSQDHQFVQTIANRILEITPQGILDRRMTFDEYLENEDVQALLQSMYS